AGAGGATGATGTTGTTCGACTTGATGTTGCCGTGGATGAACTTGCCGCCTGCTCCGGTGTGAAGATGAGCGATCGCTCGTGCGGCGCCGAGCGATATCTTCACTCTCGTCTCCCAGTCCAGTGGTGCTCTTCCAGCAGATTTGTTCCCTGTGTGTTCACAATGGATGGTAAGTCTGTGATCATGTAACTTCGGCGTTTCAATACATATGTGGTATTACAAAGATGCAAGTTAACTATACAGGTGAAGAAAATCGGCACCTATTCTTTTCTACACATTTCAGCATCCATAGAACAACAGTAGCTCAAAAGCATACAAATTTTAGCTACAAAACTACAACAGTAACTCCCGCAGAGTGTTCATCAGAACTTCAGAAAAGAAgtaaaaattctaaaataaacaAATAAATTAGTGAGGAAGCAACTTGTTGACATCAGCTTGCACTGCCTTAATCTATCTTCCATTTTTCTTCCGCACGACTATGGCCGAGGGTCGAAAAGCAGTACATAAGGCATGTGTATAATTTTACTGTTTAATACATCTTGTATTTATCGAATTCATAATAACCAACTCGGAGTTTCATATATCTACGGAATTGTTCATCGTCCAGTTTGAGATTTCAAAAGATTAGCTTAAAGGCAACCTCAGTCCTCACCATGCCAGAATGCATAATTCGCACACTTACTTAGATTGCATTGAACAAACTGCAGGTTCCTAATTATTTCAGGAACAATTTCACAGTGCTACATATTTAAAGGCAATTTCTACCATAGAATTGCATGTACTTGTCATCTAAGTAGGTGATGAAAAACTAGGTCAAAACAAGTTTCAAAATTCAAACAGGTAAATGAAATGCATACTTGCATAGTGGTTCAAATCAAAGACTTGAGATAAAGAGCATACCATGCAAAGCAGCTGAAAGGCTACCCGGTGTAACATAGTCATAGACCAAGAGCTTCTCGTCCTTGGAGTAATAGAAAGCACGCAAGGGAACAACACCCTGGTGCTGGCCAAGCCTGTCAATTATCTCCATTTGCTGTTCAAATTCCTTCTTTcccgccaccacctccttcaGCCTCTTGACCACCACTGTCGTGCCATCCTCAAGAACAGCTTTGTAGGTCGTGCCGTAGCTTCCTTTTCCAAGGACTTCAGCTGAAGCCCTCAACAGATCCTCCAAGTCGAAATTATATGAACAGCCCTCAAAGAAAACTAATTTGTTCCTCTCTGCTTCTTGAACACCACTGCTGTATTCTGGCTTGGATTTGTCTCCTCTTCCACCCGCAACACCCTTCCCTTTGGATGAGGATGAGGCTGCGCGAGGCTCTCCATCTCTCTTTCTCTTGCAGATGCATATCACGAGTATGATAATCAAAATCAACAATATTGCCGCTCCTCCAGCAAGTATTGCAATTATGATAATTTTGTGATGCTTTCCCCAAAACTTTTCcaaattactttcctgggaaggTGGTGCATTCGGAGAAGGAGAAGGTGTGGTCCCTGGACATGGTTCCAGGGGAAACCCACATAGAAAAGCATTCCCCAAGAAAGAACTGGCTGGATACTTCTGCAGAGAAGCTGGAATGGGCCCACTGAGGTTATTATAGCTCAAGTTCAAATATCTCAGTTTGGGAAGGTGAAGATCAGGGATGGGTCCAGAAAGAGAGTTGTTCTGGAGAGACAACCCAGTAAGCTCAGTCATATTTTGCACTTTCAATGGGATTTCTCCAACAAATGTATTGTACGACAGGTCGAGGTATGCTAGATTTGAGGATAGTGATGTAGGTATTATGCCCGACAAGTTGTTGCGCTGAAGGTAAAGAGAGTGCAGAGAAGGAATGGATGCTACATCAGGGGGTAGGCTAACAGTAAGACGATTGGACCGAAGGCTTAACACCTCTAAGGCATCAAGCTTGCCAAGTATGTTCGAGGGCATAGGACCAAATAGTCCTACTGCAGGTAGTCGCAGCATACGCACACGCTTCCCATCTGGTGTGCATGTAACCCCAACCCAAGATGTGCAGACCTGCGTTGTGAGGGTCCAGTTGATCTTTCTTGCATGAGGCAGAGACGAAGCAAATGCAAGAAGGGCTTGCTTGTCAGAGTTCAGATCAGCCCCTTTGGCACAAGGAGGGTAAGGAAGGAACAGAGAAGCAGAAAGAAAAGCTATGAGCAAAAGATGTTGCATTGTTAGGATGGCTAGAGAACAAGGAGAAGAAGAATTATAATCGGACGGTCATCAACGCTTCACTCCTGCTACACAAAAGGAAAAAGAAAGCCATGAGTAAGTGAGATTGGTTCTTATAACATCAAGAGTCTAAATCATAGTGGGTGTATAATATGCAGTTCATAATTGGAAAAACATAGTAGAAGTGCAAGGGATTTTGGATACAAAAAATGAAGTGATGAAGCATAGGAGTTTCCCAATGTAGATAGTTACTTCATGATTAAGCAACCAACAAAACATCATTGCTTTAGAGACCATAAGAAAAGGCAAAAGAGAATTAACTATTTCCTTCTGTAATTGCAATAAAGGACCAATAATGTAGAACTGCCAAGAGAGTTGTGCAGTTGGATGGAAAAAATGCTTTCATCCATTAACAGTTTACAAGATGAATGTTCACTCATGTTTGCAATGGAAAATGTAATATCAGATTCCTAGTCTTGCCAAagaataacaaatttgatgaccAGAAAGGAGCCTATTGTGAGATTAATAAGATTTGACACAAGGTGTGTCAGACTATCAATCAACCACAGTTTCTAATGGCAAAGGAGACTACTTACACAGACAGTAAAAATGCAGCTATGTTCAATAGTGCCAACATTACTTAAGATCCAAGGAACCTAGATCCAGTATCTCCCAGTGTTACAAACACCAACAGCTTTCCACGCTTTGCGTCATAATTGATCCTCGTTAGTGGCATCGAAAGCCGGAGGAAAGCTCATCATTGGAACAAAAACACAAACCCATAACAAAATGACAAAGTGCTACCACCCATCGACATGTACAGGGGTCCATCAGATTTTCTCAACTGCTACATACCAACCTCCCCTCCCAGAGGAACATTACAACGAATGACACCCTTGTCTTTCCTTTAGACTAACCAATCCAAAGCCCCACCCCCGTAGTTAATCAGTGCATGCAGCTCTGAGCTTTATATTTCTGAGATGGGGCAGGTCTGATCATGTGCTACAATAAAACGAAACCTACATAGGGCAGGTCTGATCTTTTAATAAAGCATCTCAGCGCTCCTCTTTAGCCTTTTCTGTACTGTACAGGACACCCCAGTTTCCTTAACGCCTAAACAAGGCGCTCGCTCGGTccttaccagagaggaggcagggaTAGTGACAAGGCGGGGTTCCAATAGGACTTGCAATAGATAAAGGAAAGGCACAGCACACTGGTGAACTCCTTGCCTGCACTGATGGAACGGAACatgcacaaaagcaacaacgcaGAGCACCTAACCACCGAGGCTTGATTACTGTCTACATGTAATTTTCTCAAGGACCAAGCTAGCGCTTTGAAAGAAAGCAGCAGCACCGAACCAAAAGTCCAGCACATAAAGCAGGTGGTCTCAGATGCGAGCGGGGATGAGGATTCCTTTTTTTTCATGGGTTCGGGGGGCGGCGTGGGGCTCCCTGCGGATTAATGGCCGGATGCGCCATGTGTGTGTGTGATCATGGGCAGCACGGCACACGAGCTGGCACGATCGTAGAGCAGGGCATCCATGGGACAAATGCGCAGGGCAAGAGATATCACTGTCTGCGCACTACGTACAAACAGTCTCCTAAAAAACAGTACATACAAACAATCCACAGTTGTAGCTGTAGACCTCTAGTAATGTAGTGCAGTGAAGTACTTTTCTCGCAGCAGTAAGATTGTAATTTATAGGAGAGTTCATGCTGCCATGTTCTCCTAGAGCATTTAAGCTTGGAAACTGTACAGGTAAATTTGCTCCTTGCACAGGCCTGGCTGGCTATTTTACAGTTTCAGGATTTTTTTACAGGTGCAGCAATGGTCAGTGGAAGCAAGATAAAAGATTAAAGCGCCCACCAAATCTGCAAACCAAAGCAGAAATGGCATCGGTTGATCACGGTGAAACACTCCATGGCGGGTTGTTCAGCTCCTGAATTTAACACTTTTTTAAAAGCAAGCCCCCAAATTAATATCACTAGGAAACGAACGTTGCCCATACATTCTAGTAGTATCTTTGCTTTTACTTTCTTTTTAATGAAAAAAGTGCACGAAATCGCCTGATTAGCCGCAACAGAATTGAGGGGAATGaacctttttttctttttttggcaGGAAATGAGAGGAACGAACTGCATTGTATGTGCTCAGGCACGAGGTCGAATACATACCTCGCGAAAATCCCAGCCTCGGCGTGCTCGTGAGCGCAGACCAGCGCAGCAAGAAGACCCAGCGCGCGCGAACGCCCGGCCCCGAAGGAAGAAAACTCCGGCCTCCTCCGCGGCCGCTCGAATCGaccaaccgccgccgcccgccgatTAGGGCCAAGAAGCGCGGAATCACGCGCCACGAATTCTGCTCCAGGGACAAACGACGGCCCGCAGCATTCCGCCGGCGCCTCCCCCTCCGGCCGGACCCGCCGTGAGCAGCCGACCTGCGTCGTCTCCCCCCTCCCTCCAATGAGTCTGAGGTAGTGCAGTACAGTGCGGTTGTGCGGAAGAAGTGTGCGGTCAGGTCAGGTGCGCGCGCCTGTGTGTGTGCAAACTCGCTGTGGATTTAAGAGAAGGGAGGCGTGCGTTGGCCAAGAGGCTGCCGAGGGCTTCTTCCTGCCTCTGACCCGTGGGCCCGGGCAACGCTTTTTCTTTGACGTACGGCCAGTATCCGAATCAAATATGAAAAAAATTGAAGGGCCATGTAAAACATTTATATTTAAAACATACTCCTACATATTAATAAAAACATAATTAAATATATTAAAACATCCGCTAAAGTCCAATTCAAACATAATTAAATA
The genomic region above belongs to Triticum urartu cultivar G1812 unplaced genomic scaffold, Tu2.1 TuUngrouped_contig_4425, whole genome shotgun sequence and contains:
- the LOC125527803 gene encoding probable inactive receptor kinase At5g58300; this translates as MQHLLLIAFLSASLFLPYPPCAKGADLNSDKQALLAFASSLPHARKINWTLTTQVCTSWVGVTCTPDGKRVRMLRLPAVGLFGPMPSNILGKLDALEVLSLRSNRLTVSLPPDVASIPSLHSLYLQRNNLSGIIPTSLSSNLAYLDLSYNTFVGEIPLKVQNMTELTGLSLQNNSLSGPIPDLHLPKLRYLNLSYNNLSGPIPASLQKYPASSFLGNAFLCGFPLEPCPGTTPSPSPNAPPSQESNLEKFWGKHHKIIIIAILAGGAAILLILIIILVICICKRKRDGEPRAASSSSKGKGVAGGRGDKSKPEYSSGVQEAERNKLVFFEGCSYNFDLEDLLRASAEVLGKGSYGTTYKAVLEDGTTVVVKRLKEVVAGKKEFEQQMEIIDRLGQHQGVVPLRAFYYSKDEKLLVYDYVTPGSLSAALHGNKSAGRAPLDWETRVKISLGAARAIAHLHTGAGGKFIHGNIKSNNIILSRELSACASDFGLAQLMATPHFHPRLVG